One genomic segment of Nocardia spumae includes these proteins:
- a CDS encoding YgaP family membrane protein: MTNLPRHHGWSIARVVPLLAGAFVLISVVAAAAWSSWWLVFTGFVGVNLLLYGVAGWCPVTLVLRRLGLPATAPCAPSRI, translated from the coding sequence ATGACGAACCTACCTCGGCACCACGGCTGGTCCATCGCTCGCGTGGTACCGCTGCTGGCCGGCGCCTTCGTGCTGATCAGCGTGGTCGCGGCCGCGGCCTGGTCGAGCTGGTGGCTCGTGTTCACCGGGTTCGTGGGTGTGAATCTGCTGCTGTACGGAGTCGCCGGCTGGTGTCCGGTGACTCTCGTACTGCGGCGGCTGGGGTTGCCCGCCACCGCCCCGTGCGCCCCGTCCCGAATCTGA
- a CDS encoding DUF302 domain-containing protein translates to MNLAIATTVHTDRFDEAVERTREALAAQGFGVLTEIDMSATLKTKIGVDMEDYRILGACNPPLAHRAVGVDRRIGLLLPCNVVVRRDPADAGTVIVEAMDPQVMVQVTGDPELEPVAAAAATKLRAAIDALGDR, encoded by the coding sequence ATGAATCTCGCCATCGCCACCACCGTGCACACCGACCGGTTCGACGAGGCTGTCGAACGAACGCGCGAGGCGCTGGCCGCACAGGGCTTCGGCGTGCTGACCGAGATCGATATGTCGGCGACCCTGAAGACCAAGATCGGTGTGGATATGGAGGATTACCGCATTCTCGGCGCCTGTAATCCCCCTCTGGCCCACCGTGCGGTCGGGGTCGACCGGCGAATCGGACTGCTGCTGCCGTGCAACGTGGTCGTCCGCCGGGATCCGGCCGACGCCGGCACCGTCATCGTCGAAGCGATGGATCCGCAGGTGATGGTCCAGGTCACCGGTGACCCGGAATTGGAGCCGGTCGCGGCCGCGGCGGCGACGAAACTGCGCGCCGCCATCGACGCCCTCGGCGACCGCTGA
- a CDS encoding metal-sensitive transcriptional regulator, producing MVGNEETIAQVLNRLRRAQGQLGGVIAMIEQGRDCKDVVTQLAAVSRALDRAGFKIVATGLRECLTGESADGAEPMSEAELEKLFLALA from the coding sequence ATGGTGGGCAACGAAGAGACGATCGCACAAGTGCTGAACCGTTTGCGCCGTGCGCAGGGGCAACTCGGCGGAGTGATCGCGATGATCGAGCAGGGCCGCGACTGCAAGGACGTCGTCACCCAGCTCGCGGCGGTGTCGCGAGCGCTGGACCGCGCCGGATTCAAGATCGTCGCGACCGGTCTGCGCGAATGTCTCACCGGCGAGAGCGCCGACGGCGCCGAACCGATGAGCGAAGCCGAACTGGAGAAATTGTTCCTCGCCCTGGCATAA